CAGGCTGCCGACCAGGTGGGAGACTCGATACACCATCTGGTGGACActgtgagaacacacacacactgaccaggTGAGTCTTTTCCAGGTAATAAAAAGAGTTTATTCAACATGAAGCTATTTAAATAAACACGGGTGTAAAGGTAGAAAAAGTTCAGATgtcaacaacatcaacaatcagaaacaacaacaacacctgTAGAAAAGGTACCAGAGGCCATCGCACCTGACACAGGCttcaggtgtgtttacagctgccAGAATtagaataaaatcatttaatttaatcaaacTCTCATGTTCCATTTGTGTGCACATTGAAGTATTCAGAAGATTCAAAACAACCTGCgttatttaaaatgacaaatgaaaaatgttattcttgacaaaataaaagtctttacTTTCTAATAATccttattttaaatgtgtaaaaatgtaagtTTTATCGTTTTTctcacaaaaagtaaaaatgttttaatttttaacacattagaaaaataactacttttactttggaagttgtcataaatgaaaaactgtacACACATGTAAAGATGACGTTTCATATTGATTAGATGATCTTATTTTATTGGTGGCGTCACCAGCCTCATTTATAAACCAGTGCAGAGCCAGTCCACATCTGAGGACCAGCAGGTCCAGATCCAGACCAGATCCATGTGTGACTTGAGGTATCAATAAACGTTCCAAAATCAATAATAGTAATAGATTATTAATAAATGTGAGTCTGCTACTCACTCAGATGTTGTTACGCTCTCAAAGCTTTGGGCATCAAAAAACGTCTGACTGATTGATGATCCAACTGATCAGGTGTAATGATTGAAACattcaaaaatcaataaatgtcCCAAGTGCTAGAAAGAATCTTTTCTTTACTTAGTTTATGAATGAGGCTGTTACCTGACCAGGTGTGTCTCTGCCTGACCAGGTGTGTCTCTGCCTGACCAGGGGGTcttccagaaagcaggtttaacacACTCTGAACTTAACTCTGAGTTGATGAACCCTGAGTTACCCACTCTAAGTTACCCACTCTAAGTTAACCACTCTAAGTTACCCATTCGTATGACGACTATAAAAGCCGTCATCATTGCAGCTCAGATTCGATTCACTGTGGATAAAGCCGTTGgcagcagctcaaagtgggatATAAGACAGTTACTGTGACTTTCAATGGTCTCAGGGTTAAACTGCTCtgagttttcactaaacccgCTTACTGGAATACCCCCCAGGTGTGTTGCTACCTTCGCACCCTCTCGCAACCCCGCCCCCTCCGGGCTCTGCCCCGGCGAAGTGACGGGGGGTGTGGCAGATTAGAGGGGGCCGCTCGTCGCAGGCCTTCCCTCCGGGGTTGGGGGGGCGTGGCCTGAGTCCTGGTTCTCCTGGTGGAGAGTGGGGGACGTGTTTTCTCCCGCCTCgctcccctccccctctccgATCTGCTGTGTGGTGCAGGGGGCGGGGCCTTAACTGTCCGGCCCCGCCTCCTGATTGTGTCCGGTTTGTCAGTCTGAGCTGAATCCCTACTGAGCGTGCTCAGGAGGAAGCTGAAAGGGGGGTCTGCTGCcttctgacctttgaccctggaGGAACTTGTAGACCCCTCCCCTGGCGGTCTGTCGGTGTTCAAGTCTGGACTCAGGCTTCGAAACAGCTGACGGACACAGGGTGGCGGTGGGCCAGAGTGGGTGGGGCCTCGGCGCCACAGTAAGCTTTTAGGGGGGGTTCTCAGAATCCGGTTGGTGCCAGGATCATAGAACCTGACAGGAAGTCGTTTGTATTTGACCTTTAACCCCTGCAGATCCAGCGGACGCCTCTTCTTCCTGCAGCGCTTGGAGGCGGAGCCTGCTGCTAATGGACAGGTGGGTGAGGGGCCTAATGGGGAGCAGAGCAGGTAGACCACGGTGGTGCGAGGCTGCACAGGTGTGATGATGCTGGAATATGACGGAGGAAGACTGCGCCACATCTGCACTTCAGGCGTcttctctgctgtttcctgATTGGCTGTGGGGATGCTGATGGGCATGGCTTCTGGAGCCTGCTGACGGACAGCTGGGACCACCACTCGGACAGTCTGAGTGCCGTGACTGACTTTCACCAcctaaagaaacaaaaacagttcaTAACCAAGTTgttcagaaacattttaaactttccGTCTGTCTCACCTGGCACCGGGACGCCACCCTGAAGCTCCGCCTCTTCCTCCTCACATATACAGAGTCATCGGCATCTCGCTCCAATAAGGGCAGTACACCTGTGTCTGACCCCGCCTTCTTTTCATCACAACCCTTCTTGTTTTGGCTCCTCCTGCCGTACCTGTCAGTGACGACGtcatcagaaacacaaaataaaatagtaataaaacCTGAGCACAGGTATCAGGTTTCAGCTCAGTGTCCATCTTTACTGCAATAAATGTCAGACTGTACGTCACCAAATGTCGTAAAGTATGTTTTTGTATATACTAATGCTGAAGTATTGCAGTATATGTTAGTGCGTTATGTATCTTAAAGTAAATGTGAGTGTTTACACAGTATTATAGTATGTCAGTTAATACAGTATCAGagtatatgtacacacactaCTGCAATACATGTATGTACCTGTATATCTGAGCGTGTACATGTTACCTGGCCAGAGACTCGCTGTCGAAATAGCAGATATATCTTCCTCGTCTGAACTGTCGAACCAGTTTTTCAACCCTGTCCTCATCTTCCTTTTCGATCTGGGCCCAGGACTTCCCCCTGAAGGATTCTGGGATGTGCGAGGGGACTGGCAGGACCTCTTCTATGGGCAGAGTCCAAAAGCCCTGGTCTGTTTTGTCCCTGCCACCTTCTGTTTGGTCATTGTGAAGGATGGAGTCAAGCTGGTACGAGTACACCTGGTCCTCTAGATCCACCTGAACATCCATCAGACTGCTCAGATCCCGCCCCTCCGTCTGTCCCACctggacaggtgtgtgtggCGGCTTTGTATCACTGAGTGTCTGTGCTCCCCGTAAAACCAACTGCAGAGAAAAGTTAAAGCATCATAGGTCACCCAGGTCACTCACTAACTCTGACATCCAGCAGCTGACAGACAGGTACCTGCACAGGTGAGTCCCAGTCATCACTCTgtgtttccatggagacaggGAGGCTGTAGTGGAagctctctgcctcctcctgttGGCACGGAGTGGAACTGACGCCGTAACAACACAGCTGGATCACCTGAGAtccaacacaaacatgacaatAATTATCTGGATCAATGAGATCTGTGACATGGTAACATCCAAACTATATTTCAGGTTGCGAGAGCTCGGTGTGAAGAGACGAACCTCCTCGATGGTCTGCTCTACAGGGTCGCTGTGGTCCGAGGAGAACGCCTCCTCTTTCTGAGCCTCCCTCCGCTCCTTCTGCCACCGCAGCCAGGGCCTCAGCTCCGAGGGGCGATCAGGACTGGGTCCAGGACCCGTACCTCTGAGGGGTGGTGGGGATGAGGAGTCGCTGGTTTTCCTCCTGTTGGTCTTCCTGTGCGCTTTCCTGTGAATGGGGGGTGTGGCTGTAGTCTGTGGCGGCAGAGCTTGTGCTTGTGGTGAGTATGTAGGCTCTGTGGGGGCCGCCCttccttcctcctgctctctgattggtGCAGAGAGCCGCTCTTGACTGTGACTGGCCTCTTCAGTGATTCTCTCTCCTGAGTGGCTGCGGTTGTTGTTATCTCCCTGATGATTGGCTGGTTGACACGATGAGGCGTCAGAGCTGGGCAGGTGTTCTCGGGTGCCTAGTGACCGGCTGTCTTCATCAGAGAAACGGATTTCATCAAGCTCTGCTCTCGGCAATGGAGGAGCAGAGACTGATGGGAGGTCAGCGTGGGATGGCCTgagacaaaaatgtaaacagaaaacctCTGTGGTTTATTTAGACTGGAGGAaggcaggtgtgtttgtttacaacaGGTGAGGccacatgtgtttttgttacctAAAGTCACTGTAGTGATAAaggtgtctttgtttttcttacctgGGATCACTGTAACTGTGCGGGTGGTGCTGATGGACGTCCTGTAGGAAGCGCTCCAGCAGGGTTAGCTtggctctgctgcagctggtggAGGAGACTAGGCTGGAGCTTCTGGAGGATGCCTGGACTGAATCCAGGTGTCTGAGACTGGATAGgtgctgagacaggtgtgtgaTGATGTTGACAGGTTATTCATTCTGATTGGACAGCTCAGGTCACATGACTGCAGAACAGAGTCAGGggtgtgtggagtttgtaccTGGTCCAGGTTGCTGTAGAGGACTCTGCAGTATCCACAGTATCCCTGTCTGCTGGGCTGACACCGGGACGGACCCGGCTGAGAATCTTCCCACATGCTGTCATAGAGAGAATACCTTTAATCTGTCATGATCAATAATCCATGTTTAAATTTGATATAGACACTTATATCCTCATACGCAGAGTCCAGGTGTGCTGCAGCTCCAGCAGTGAGTCCATGTTTACAATGTTCTCACCTGTCTGTAGAATTAGCTGCTAAACTTTCTGACTTCTCTGCAACAttgtttataatttttttttgatAGTCTTGATAGTGAACAGAAAGACCTGACCTCAGAACATCGGGTACTATAGTACCATAACGTACAGGTAGACTCACCGACTAGTAGACTGCACCTTCCCCTGGTcatctgacaaacacacacacagtataacttggtaaatgaaatacaaaatacatgtaaacatgttgttttgtgtctttgtgttttaccTTCATCAGAGGAGTCTGACATCCTGCTGCTGACTGTGAggctgaaacacacatttattactTAACCTCCTCTTAACCTTAAACATATGtctttaaacaataataatacttttaaaaaaactgtatgATACAGATTAACTGGTCAGTATACAGAGTTCttaatgtttttacagtaaaaagaaaagtttccaAAGGTCAGTTACTTTGCAGTATTTCAGATCCTGGTTTAAACTTTTTACCTTCTTGCTGTGTAGAAGACCTAGTTTGTCTTATATATTATTTCATAGAGAGAACTGAAAGTAATTATATAATGATTCCATATACATACACTGGAAATCCACCtgtgaattattaaatatttgtacTAAATGTTAAACCCACCTGGAGGAAGCGTAGTCAGTGACTTATCCGTCCAATCAGAGCACTCCATGCTGTCACCAGCAGTAACCAGGTGAGCAACACAGGTGGAGCCTCCATGAGCCTGAAGAAACAAACTGGATTTACTGTATTAGCCAGAAAAGATCAGTGGAACCAGTTATTTACTTTAACTGGTTAGAATAAGAGTTCACCACTTTAATAACTAACTTTAATAACTAACTAGAAAAAAGAGCTGGataaaaactgatttgtttAATTAAGTTTCTTTATTTGCTGTTAGAAATGAATACAAACTGTAGATAATGTATCTGACTCGGTTTTAATAAAGCATGATTCGAAGTTTGTTTATAtagaaaaacaatttatttacttttctaTTTAAATTTAGTCTTCCCTCacctctgaccaatcacagctcaGCTCCACCTCCCCTGATTGGCTGCCCGCAAGAAGCTAACTAGCAGCTGCTAATTAGTAGCAGTTAACCTATTGGTCTGGATCAGGTTCATGAAATTTGGATTAATTCGCGTTGACCCGTGTTAATTCACGTTAACCCGGGTTAACAGTAAGCATGATGACGCCACTGGTGACGTGGCACCGCAGTTACGGCTGATGTTAGCGTTAGCATCTAGCTAGCTGTTAGCATGCTGTTAGCCTGTTGGCTGATCAGCGGCCGTACAAAGGAGCTGATTGGTCAAGTCCGGTTAATGGCGCGAATATTTAATAATCACAAATCGATGAGATCGTTTACCTGCAGCtgagtgtttgttgtttatgttcACAGATTAAAAGCTTGTTATATCGCGCACTGCTCCGCAGCTGTTTAGTTTCCGGTCTGATTCTTCTGTTGCTTAAACTCCGGCAGAGCAGGAAGATGTGACGTAGCGGCAGAGAAGTGCTGCCACCGCCAGGTCCGAGCGTGAACTACAACTCCAACATTGTCTGAACTCAAATTTAACTTTCACATggatattaaaaatataaaaccttCACTTTTTGGAACCAACTTCTTAAAAACTATGTACATGCGACTTAAAATTAGTTGATTCGAATTCTGCATTTTAATCCCATCAGAACTCACTTTCATGTAGGTGAATAGaacttaaaacattttacaggttTTTGAACATCTCAAGATACAAAGCAAATTCTGGTGAATTTTACTTTACTGTGGAGAAACCTGGAGTTAAAAATCTTATTGTCATAGACCAAAGAGCCAAACAAACAACTTTATTTTGTGCTGAAGTGCTTTTTATTATCAACATGATTTGAGGTTTGTCATTTCAGATCTTGTTGAAAGCGGCGACGTCCATTGATTGAACGTAATCTTCAAAGGCTGTGATTTGCTCCTCCAGGATGTCTGTGCCCACCTGagccacacaaaacacaggttAAAAATCAAAACCTACTCAGCACCAAGCTTTACATAAAAGATCATTCATCTTCATTCACCACAAACTAAAAGCATCACATGCATCtaaaagattcatttaaaaTCACCTTGTCGTCTTCAACTACACAGTTGATCTGCAGTTTCTTGATGCCGTAACCCACCGGAACCAATTTGGCTAcaggatgaataaataaataaataatataaaaaaaaaaaaatatatatatatatatagatacacaTCAGATCAATTATTAAATCAACCAGAGACCTGTGTGGTGCACATTAATCTGTtattaacaacaataataattttaatCTGCAGAGTTATCAGATCATAAAATGTCCATCACATATTCAGCCGAAAGATGGTGAGTTAAATCATCATCAGCTCTGCAGGCTTATACTAATAATCAATACCCATCAGTCACATTCAACCAAAGCTGGTGGAAACTGATGAGCTTTGTGTGTAGTGTTAATGTAGTATTCTTAGACTGTCCCATAACTGCTTCATGTATTTGAAAACTGTGTATagcagtactgtatgtgtatggcAATAATACTGTCTGTAGTACTGATGTAGTATTCTTACACTGTCCCCAGACTAGCCCATCCATCTGGATACTGCGGACACACTCCTCCAGCTTGGCCATGTCCGTTTCGTCATCCCACGGTTTGACGTCCAACAGGATTGAAGATTTGGCGATGAGGGCGGGCTCTGAAGAAAATGGAGAGGATTTGGTTACCACGGAAACGGCTCTGAACCACAGCTCTGATTGGACAAAACTCTCATCAGATAAATAAGGCGTCCATCAGGCTGTCAGCCGAAAGATGGTGATTGGAAAATCATCACAGAGAGTCAACCAATGGCAGCAGAGTATAAACAAAGCTTTTAACCACATCAAACCTCAACATGAGTGATGACCTGACTGTAATAACGTGGTGGTTCTGATGCATTAGTCTCAGTGTAATGTGGGTGCATTGACTTTATGATGAAAAACTAAGGCACAGGTGAGTTTGGTCTCTTCACCGCAGGCAATACTGTGTCCGATTGATAAGCGATTGTTTCTGGTCAATGTGTAGCAACGTACTCTTGGCCTTCTTGGCGGCGTACTCTGCCAGACGCTGCTCCTTCAGCTTGGCTGCCTCTGCGTCTTCCTGTAAGACAAACCCCAGTAAGAGTTAAAAACAGGCTTAAACAAATCATCACACACTCACTTGTGTCACAGAACTCACCTCGTCATCAGAGCCGAACAGGTCGATGTCATCGTCGTCATCGTCATCCTTTGAGGCAGCGGCGGGGGCGGAGCTAGGGGTGGTGTCGGCCACACCTGCTGGGCCATACTGACCCAGAGGTTTCTTCACACCTGGAAGACTGACAGGAAATCAAAGAGGATCGGTTCGTCACTGATGCCATCAAGCTTGGGGTACAAAGGTGTGACCTTCATTGTTCTCACCTGTTCTTCTGGTCCTGGTAGGACTTGATATGGTTGTACCAGCGAAGGGCGTGGCACAGGTCAGCTGAGGGCGGCGTGGATATGGCCTCAAAGACCGCCACATCGGCCTGGGAGGGGACAAACCTTAAGACAAGCATGAAGCCTGATCAGTCTATGAGACAATTGGTAGGttacatttgtttcttttccatTATCAACTGCTGAGAAATCACTAATGGAAATAAGCTGCAGCCATAAAGCCACTTAAATCAATTAACACACTACATTTTTGCACAGGAACTGTATTGTTTGGAGTTTATCGCGAGATTTGGCTGCTTTCACATTAATTTACCTCGGGATCAACCAATTAATGATCAGCTTTAAGTGTTTATCATAATTTTAATCTCACTAAATATGTGGACGTTAATATCGTCACCATTAGAATAAAGACGAGCTGCTGTTAAATATAATTTGACCAACATTAAAGCACTGtcttaatattaaataatatccTTTTAATGAGTTT
This region of Mastacembelus armatus unplaced genomic scaffold, fMasArm1.2, whole genome shotgun sequence genomic DNA includes:
- the zdbf2 gene encoding DBF4-type zinc finger-containing protein 2 isoform X1; protein product: MECSDWTDKSLTTLPPDDQGKVQSTSRMWEDSQPGPSRCQPSRQGYCGYCRVLYSNLDQHLSSLRHLDSVQASSRSSSLVSSTSCSRAKLTLLERFLQDVHQHHPHSYSDPRPSHADLPSVSAPPLPRAELDEIRFSDEDSRSLGTREHLPSSDASSCQPANHQGDNNNRSHSGERITEEASHSQERLSAPIREQEEGRAAPTEPTYSPQAQALPPQTTATPPIHRKAHRKTNRRKTSDSSSPPPLRGTGPGPSPDRPSELRPWLRWQKERREAQKEEAFSSDHSDPVEQTIEEVIQLCCYGVSSTPCQQEEAESFHYSLPVSMETQSDDWDSPVQLVLRGAQTLSDTKPPHTPVQVGQTEGRDLSSLMDVQVDLEDQVYSYQLDSILHNDQTEGGRDKTDQGFWTLPIEEVLPVPSHIPESFRGKSWAQIEKEDEDRVEKLVRQFRRGRYICYFDSESLARYGRRSQNKKGCDEKKAGSDTGVLPLLERDADDSVYVRRKRRSFRVASRCQVVKVSHGTQTVRVVVPAVRQQAPEAMPISIPTANQETAEKTPEVQMWRSLPPSYSSIITPVQPRTTVVYLLCSPLGPSPTCPLAAGSASKRCRKKRRPLDLQGLKVKYKRLPVRFYDPGTNRILRTPPKSLLWRRGPTHSGPPPPCVRQLFRSLSPDLNTDRPPGEGSTSSSRVKGQKAADPPFSFLLSTLSRDSAQTDKPDTIRRRGRTVKAPPPAPHSRSERGRGARREKTRPPLSTRRTRTQATPPQPRREGLRRAAPSNLPHPPSLRRGRARRGRGCERVRR
- the zdbf2 gene encoding DBF4-type zinc finger-containing protein 2 isoform X2, producing MSDSSDEDDQGKVQSTSRMWEDSQPGPSRCQPSRQGYCGYCRVLYSNLDQHLSSLRHLDSVQASSRSSSLVSSTSCSRAKLTLLERFLQDVHQHHPHSYSDPRPSHADLPSVSAPPLPRAELDEIRFSDEDSRSLGTREHLPSSDASSCQPANHQGDNNNRSHSGERITEEASHSQERLSAPIREQEEGRAAPTEPTYSPQAQALPPQTTATPPIHRKAHRKTNRRKTSDSSSPPPLRGTGPGPSPDRPSELRPWLRWQKERREAQKEEAFSSDHSDPVEQTIEEVIQLCCYGVSSTPCQQEEAESFHYSLPVSMETQSDDWDSPVQLVLRGAQTLSDTKPPHTPVQVGQTEGRDLSSLMDVQVDLEDQVYSYQLDSILHNDQTEGGRDKTDQGFWTLPIEEVLPVPSHIPESFRGKSWAQIEKEDEDRVEKLVRQFRRGRYICYFDSESLARYGRRSQNKKGCDEKKAGSDTGVLPLLERDADDSVYVRRKRRSFRVASRCQVVKVSHGTQTVRVVVPAVRQQAPEAMPISIPTANQETAEKTPEVQMWRSLPPSYSSIITPVQPRTTVVYLLCSPLGPSPTCPLAAGSASKRCRKKRRPLDLQGLKVKYKRLPVRFYDPGTNRILRTPPKSLLWRRGPTHSGPPPPCVRQLFRSLSPDLNTDRPPGEGSTSSSRVKGQKAADPPFSFLLSTLSRDSAQTDKPDTIRRRGRTVKAPPPAPHSRSERGRGARREKTRPPLSTRRTRTQATPPQPRREGLRRAAPSNLPHPPSLRRGRARRGRGCERVRR
- the eef1b2 gene encoding elongation factor 1-beta, whose product is MGFGDLKAASGLKVLNDFLSARSYIEGFVPSQADVAVFEAISTPPSADLCHALRWYNHIKSYQDQKNSLPGVKKPLGQYGPAGVADTTPSSAPAAASKDDDDDDDIDLFGSDDEEDAEAAKLKEQRLAEYAAKKAKKPALIAKSSILLDVKPWDDETDMAKLEECVRSIQMDGLVWGQSKLVPVGYGIKKLQINCVVEDDKVGTDILEEQITAFEDYVQSMDVAAFNKI